In one window of Hyalangium gracile DNA:
- the hemA gene encoding glutamyl-tRNA reductase yields MELICIGLSHRTAPLSVRERLALPEPRQVEVLQRLAQAPTEALLVSTCNRVELYLTSPDLAQAATRAREELSHLGGPETLDHLYEHHGAGALEHLFRVASSLDSMVVGEAQILGQVKESFELGQGAGAVRGGLTRVCAAAFSCAKRVRTETAIGRAATSMASAAVALATKVFDELSDKTALVVGAGEMGELAARNLKQAKVGRLIVTNRTLARAEALAAEVGGTARPFEELNALLKEADVVVCSTASPVALFTKENVGAVGKARRFRPLFMVDLAVPRDIDPDVSALDWVTAYDVDDIQKFVAENEAARAEEAQKAGVLVIQEVSRFMRDRAVRDGVPVLARLRQRAEQIAKAEVEKTLAAMGEGLTEKQRKSIEAMGRAIVNKLLHEPTARLRAVGSEKEESHRLAGAAAELFGLAEEPAAGAEPESAAATAASGGKR; encoded by the coding sequence ATGGAGCTGATCTGCATCGGCCTGTCTCACCGGACGGCGCCCTTGTCGGTGCGCGAGCGGCTCGCGCTGCCGGAGCCTCGGCAGGTGGAGGTGCTCCAGCGGCTGGCGCAGGCGCCCACCGAGGCGCTGCTCGTCTCCACCTGCAACCGGGTGGAGCTGTACCTCACGTCGCCGGACCTGGCCCAGGCGGCCACCCGCGCCCGGGAGGAGCTGAGCCACCTGGGCGGCCCGGAGACGCTCGATCACCTCTATGAGCACCACGGCGCCGGGGCGCTGGAGCACCTGTTCCGCGTGGCCTCCAGCCTGGACTCCATGGTGGTGGGCGAGGCGCAGATCCTGGGCCAGGTGAAGGAGTCCTTCGAGCTGGGGCAGGGCGCGGGCGCGGTCAGAGGCGGGCTCACGCGGGTGTGCGCGGCGGCCTTCAGCTGCGCCAAGCGCGTGCGCACCGAGACGGCCATCGGCCGGGCGGCGACCTCCATGGCGTCGGCGGCGGTGGCGCTGGCCACCAAGGTGTTCGACGAGCTGTCGGACAAGACGGCGCTGGTGGTGGGCGCGGGCGAGATGGGCGAGCTGGCCGCCAGGAACCTGAAGCAGGCGAAGGTGGGGCGGCTCATCGTCACCAACCGCACGCTGGCTCGCGCCGAGGCGCTGGCGGCGGAGGTGGGTGGCACGGCCCGGCCCTTCGAGGAGCTGAACGCGCTGCTGAAGGAGGCGGACGTGGTGGTGTGCTCCACGGCCTCGCCGGTGGCCCTGTTCACCAAGGAGAACGTGGGCGCGGTGGGCAAGGCGCGCCGCTTCCGGCCGCTGTTCATGGTGGACCTGGCGGTGCCGCGGGACATCGATCCGGACGTGTCCGCGCTGGACTGGGTGACGGCCTACGACGTGGACGACATCCAGAAGTTCGTCGCGGAGAACGAGGCGGCGCGGGCCGAGGAGGCGCAGAAGGCGGGCGTCCTGGTCATCCAGGAGGTGTCTCGCTTCATGCGGGACCGGGCGGTGCGCGACGGGGTGCCGGTGCTGGCGCGGCTGCGTCAGCGGGCCGAGCAGATCGCCAAGGCCGAGGTGGAGAAGACGCTGGCGGCGATGGGCGAGGGGCTCACCGAGAAGCAGCGCAAGAGCATCGAGGCCATGGGGCGCGCCATCGTGAACAAGCTGCTGCACGAGCCCACCGCGCGGCTGCGCGCCGTGGGCTCCGAGAAGGAGGAGAGCCACCGGCTGGCGGGTGCCGCCGCCGAGCTCTTCGGCCTGGCGGAGGAGCCCGCCGCGGGAGCCGAGCCCGAGAGCGCCGCGGCCACCGCCGCGAGCGGAGGCAAGCGATGA
- a CDS encoding cytochrome C assembly family protein yields the protein MNESLVSLACHAYGFAALVYLTYLARQWNALAVAGRVLVGLGLVLHGVALLPLLVAQGGMPVGAAQGFSTLAFLLLALGLILDLRYRKPVIGAFITPLAVATLVPGLLLRAGQTPLSPTLRQPLLRMHISIALVGMAAFAVAAGVGVMYLLMERQVKGKRFGLLFSRLPSLEFLDTLNRRLVVVGFIALSITLATGAFFIAGSSQGLTWMMDAKVVATGVAWGLFAGLAAARVFVGWRGRRVALLTMAGFGLVLVSFLSSYDFTAGGMR from the coding sequence ATGAACGAAAGCCTGGTCTCGCTCGCCTGCCACGCATACGGCTTTGCCGCGCTGGTGTACCTCACCTACCTGGCGCGCCAGTGGAACGCGCTCGCGGTGGCGGGGCGCGTCCTGGTGGGGCTGGGCCTGGTCCTCCATGGGGTGGCGCTGCTCCCGCTGCTCGTCGCACAAGGTGGGATGCCGGTGGGCGCGGCGCAAGGGTTCTCCACGCTGGCCTTCCTGCTGCTGGCGCTGGGGCTCATCCTGGATCTGCGCTACCGCAAGCCCGTCATTGGCGCCTTCATCACCCCGCTGGCGGTGGCCACGCTGGTGCCCGGGCTGCTGCTGCGGGCGGGCCAGACGCCGCTGTCTCCCACGCTGCGCCAGCCGCTGCTGCGCATGCACATCTCCATCGCGCTGGTGGGGATGGCGGCCTTCGCCGTCGCGGCGGGGGTGGGCGTCATGTACCTGCTGATGGAGCGGCAGGTGAAGGGCAAGCGCTTCGGGCTGCTCTTCTCCCGGCTGCCCTCGCTGGAGTTCCTGGACACGCTTAACCGCCGGCTGGTGGTGGTGGGCTTCATCGCGCTGTCCATCACCCTGGCCACGGGCGCCTTCTTCATCGCCGGCTCCAGCCAGGGGCTCACGTGGATGATGGACGCGAAGGTGGTGGCCACCGGGGTGGCGTGGGGGCTGTTCGCCGGACTGGCGGCGGCGCGCGTCTTCGTGGGCTGGCGAGGGCGGAGGGTGGCGCTGCTGACGATGGCGGGCTTCGGGCTGGTGCTGGTGTCGTTCCTCTCGTCGTATGACTTCACCGCCGGGGGGATGCGCTAG
- the trxA gene encoding thioredoxin, producing MAGPEVMNIGDGDFSKEVLQSDKPVLVDFWATWCAPCRAIAPAVEDLARQYEGKVKFTKLNIDDNQDTPQQYGIRSIPTLLVFKGGKVVGQIVGAVPKTKIEDAISKAL from the coding sequence ATGGCAGGACCTGAGGTGATGAACATCGGGGACGGAGACTTCTCCAAGGAAGTGCTCCAGTCCGACAAGCCAGTGCTCGTGGACTTCTGGGCCACCTGGTGCGCCCCGTGCCGGGCGATTGCCCCGGCCGTCGAGGATCTGGCCAGGCAGTACGAGGGCAAGGTGAAGTTCACCAAGCTCAACATCGACGACAACCAGGACACCCCGCAGCAGTACGGCATCCGCTCCATCCCCACGCTGCTCGTCTTCAAGGGCGGCAAGGTCGTCGGGCAGATCGTCGGCGCGGTGCCCAAGACGAAGATCGAGGACGCCATCAGCAAGGCCCTCTAG
- the mgtE gene encoding magnesium transporter translates to MLGNLLKPEFDELVRARDWNALREAFTEMDPADIAEMIEDLPAKDSGVLFRLLPRDMAALAFEYLPPHQQSELVSILGNEELKNVLNEMAPDDRTRLLEELPAEVTRRVLTTLSPAELKVARELLGYPERSAGRYMTPEFLTLPANLTAAAALDFVRTHGQGRETLNVLYIVDEKGRLLDDVRLASLVLAKPDTRLPDIHDRQLVSIPATADREEIISFFEKYDRVALPVTDSQGVLLGIITVDDVLDVAEEEATEDIQRMGGMEALEAPYLDISLAEMLRKRVGWLTVLFVGQMFTATAMAHYQDAIAQAVFLGSFVPLIISSGGNSGSQATSLIIRALAVRDVSLADWWRVAMRESTSGIALGVFLGVLGTLRIILWPGRETLYGPHFVWVGIAVGLSVVGVVMFGTLCGSMLPFLLRRLGLDPATASAPFVATLVDVTGVVIYFTVATTILTGRAF, encoded by the coding sequence ATGCTGGGAAACCTCCTCAAGCCCGAGTTCGACGAGCTCGTTCGAGCTCGCGACTGGAACGCCTTGCGCGAGGCGTTCACGGAGATGGATCCGGCGGACATCGCCGAGATGATCGAGGATCTGCCCGCCAAGGACAGCGGGGTGCTCTTCCGGCTGCTGCCGCGAGACATGGCGGCGCTGGCCTTCGAGTACCTGCCGCCGCACCAGCAGTCGGAGCTGGTGAGCATCCTGGGCAACGAGGAGCTCAAGAACGTCCTCAACGAGATGGCGCCGGACGACCGCACGCGCCTGCTGGAGGAGCTGCCCGCGGAGGTCACGCGCCGGGTGCTCACCACGCTGTCGCCCGCGGAGCTGAAGGTGGCCCGCGAGCTGCTGGGCTACCCGGAGCGCAGCGCCGGCCGCTACATGACGCCGGAGTTCCTCACGCTCCCGGCGAACCTCACCGCCGCCGCCGCGCTCGACTTCGTGCGCACCCACGGCCAGGGGCGCGAGACGCTCAACGTCCTCTACATCGTCGACGAGAAGGGCCGGCTGCTGGACGACGTGCGCCTGGCCTCGCTGGTGCTGGCGAAGCCGGACACGCGCCTGCCGGACATCCATGATCGGCAGCTCGTCAGCATCCCGGCCACCGCGGACCGCGAGGAGATCATCAGCTTCTTCGAGAAGTACGACCGGGTGGCGCTGCCGGTGACGGACTCGCAGGGGGTGCTGCTGGGCATCATCACCGTGGACGACGTGCTCGACGTGGCCGAGGAGGAGGCCACCGAGGACATCCAGCGCATGGGCGGCATGGAGGCCCTCGAGGCGCCCTACCTGGACATCAGCCTCGCGGAGATGCTGCGCAAGCGCGTGGGCTGGCTGACGGTGCTCTTCGTGGGGCAGATGTTCACCGCCACGGCCATGGCGCACTACCAGGACGCCATCGCCCAGGCCGTCTTCCTGGGCAGCTTCGTGCCGCTCATCATCTCCTCGGGCGGCAACTCGGGCTCGCAGGCCACCTCGCTCATCATCCGCGCGCTGGCGGTGCGGGACGTGTCGCTGGCGGACTGGTGGCGCGTGGCCATGCGCGAGAGCACCAGCGGCATCGCCCTGGGCGTGTTCCTGGGGGTGCTGGGCACGCTGCGCATCATCCTCTGGCCCGGGCGCGAGACGCTCTATGGCCCCCACTTCGTGTGGGTGGGCATCGCGGTGGGCCTCAGCGTGGTGGGCGTGGTGATGTTCGGCACGCTGTGCGGCTCCATGCTGCCGTTCCTGCTGCGCCGCCTGGGGCTGGATCCCGCCACCGCGTCCGCGCCCTTCGTGGCCACGCTGGTGGACGTCACCGGCGTGGTCATCTACTTCACCGTGGCGACCACCATCCTCACCGGCCGCGCCTTCTGA